The region CTTTTCAACTAAAGCGAAGAAGGACTTCTTCTTGCTTTTCGGGAGGGGAATGTATTACACTTATATAATTAGAAGTATATCGAATTTAAAGAAAACTTATATTGGATTTACTGCTGACATTAATGAAAGATTAAAATCTTTAGAATCAGATTTGCGAAGAAAAATATCTTTATAATGTGAGATGTTTATGAAAAAATATTTTTTGTTAATTTTTGGGATACTCATTATTATAATTTTAATCCTCATTTTTACTTCTAATATGAACATCACTTCTTTTTTGAAAAATGACGTGATATCAAGAAAAATTGTGGATAGTCTTAACATAAAAAAAGATGAGGTTGCAGAAATCACAAAAGAAAACGACAAAATCGAGCAATTAAAAATTCCTTCAAAATCACATCCAAAAAAGATAGATAAACAGAATAAGGAAGTAAAAGATAATCTTGCTACATTAGAAAAAGAAACAAAAAAACCTTCCGCTAAAAACGAGAAGAGATTACCACCACCAAATAACTCAAAGGGAAATGTGATGCGTGTAATCGATGGTGATACCGCAGAAATTTTCGTGGATGGATTTCTTTATGTGGTTCGTTATCTAATGATAGACACCCCAGAATTACACAGTAAATTTAAAGATGTAGAACCTTTTGCAAAAGAGGCTTGCGAATTCAACAAAAGATTAGTTGAAGGAAAAACAGTTATTCTTGAAAAAGATAAAACGGAATTTGATAAATATGGTAGATTACTGCGTTATGTCTATTTAGATTCAATTATGATAAATCTTGAATTAATTAGGTGTGGTTTAGCAGAAATTTTGTTTATAAAACCCGATGTAAAACATTATTCTTTGTTTGCTGAAATTCAGTCTGATGCTCAAGAAAAGAAATTAGGTATTTGGAGTATTCGTGAATTTCCAAAAGAAAAACATATCAAAAAAGAAAAAGATGATTCTGACACTTTGAATGCCAAAAAAAAATATGAACAAAAAATGAAAAATCTTCAAAAACTTAACGAACCCAAAATAGTAATTTCTAAAATTTTTTTTGATGGAATTGTGCCCAGAGTAGAAAGTGATGAATATATCGAAATAAAAAATAATGGTGAAATAGATGTTTGTTTGCAAGGTTGGCAAATCAATGCAGGAAATTCCAAACAGAATTTTGTTTTTGCAGAAGATTTTATATTAGCAGCAGGAAAATCATGTAGAATTTATACGAACGAAATTCATCCAGAATCCGGTGGTTTTAGCTTTAAAAGTAAACGGGCAATTTGGAAAAATTCCGGTGATATTGGTTACTTGATAGATAATAAAAATCAACTGGCGGACAAGTGGAAATATTGAAATATTAAATTCGAGAAAACACGAAATACAATAGTTGTTTCTTTTACTGCGTAATAACAATTTCTAAAGCACATTTCATTAATATTTTTAGAAGTGCATGATTGTATAATTTTATATACTTTCGTGTATACCAAGGATGCTATTTTGTATTTCCCTGTTTTATAGTATTTTAAATTATTTTATTGTCGTTCTTAGTCATGATATTCATAGTTGATGAAAGAAATTTAAAAAATCCAATTAGCTTTACTTTGGAATCAGGTAAGATGAGGAATTGCATATCTCATAATTGAGAGATTTTAGATAATCTTATTGACTTCAAATTGGGTGAAAATATGTCGGTAAACGATGAAAATATTTAATTTTGCTTGGAGGCAAAATGGCGATAGAAGAAAAGATTGCTCAGCTTCGAGATAAGAAAGCAAAAGCCAGACTTGGCGGCGGCGAAAAACGCACCGAAGCTCAGCACTCCAAAGGAAAACTGACAGCCCGAGAAAGAATTGAAAAATTGGTCGATCCCAACAGCTTTGAAGAATTTGATATGTTCATCGAACATCGTTGTCTGGATTTTGGTATGGACAAAAAACCAAAATATGCCGGGGACGGAGTTGTAACTGGTTGTGCTACGATCGATGGCAGAATGGTTTATATTTTTGCCCAGGATTTCACGATCACCGGCGGTTCACTTTCCAAAACTCAATCTGAAAAGATCTGTAAAGTTATGGACATGGCAATGACGATGGGAGCTCCACTTATCGGCATGAATGACAGTGGTGGAGCCAGAGTTCAGGAAGGCGTTGACGCCCTGGCCGGATATGCAGAAATTTTCCTGCGAAATGTTCATGCTTCAGGATTAATTCCGCAGATCAGTGCAATTATGGGTCCTTGTGCTGGGGGAGCAGTTTATTCACCGGCGATAACAGATTTTATTTTTATGAACAAAGCTACAAGTTACATGTTTGTAACCGGTCCAAAAGTTGTTAAAACAGTTCTGAACGAAGAAATCACAACCGACGAATTGGGCGGTTCTGTGATGCATGCCACCAAGAGCGGCGTAGCACATTTTATCAGCGAAGATGAAGATGAAACTATCGAACAGGTTAAAAAACTTCTCAGTTACATTCCTTCCAACAATATGGAAAATCCACCTTATGTTCCAAACGATGATCCGATCGATCGCAGCTGTGAGGAACTTAACGATGTGATGCCTGACAATCCCAATAAACCTTACGACATGCACGAAGTTATCGAAAGCATTGTCGATAGTAATGAGTTTTTTGAAACTTCTAAAAACTATGCCAAAAATATCATCGTTGGCTTTGCCAGGATGAATGGACACACAGTTGGAATTATTGCCAATCAGCCGAAAGTTCTGGCTGGAGTTCTGGATATAAATGCCTCAGTTAAATCTGCACGGTTTGTGCGTTTCTGCGATGCCTTCAATGTTCCGCTGGTGGTTTTGGAAGATGTGCCCGGATTCTTGCCGGGAAGTGGACAGGAATGGAACGGAATTATTCGTCATGGAGCAAAACTGCTTTATGCTTTTGCTGAAGCAACAGTTCCCAAAGTTACTGTGATCCTGCGAAAAGCTTACGGTGGAGCTTACTGCGTGATGAACAGCCGCAGTATGGGGGCTGATGTCGTTTATGCCTGGCCAAATGGCGAAATTGCGGTAATGGGACCAAAAGGTGCTGTAGAAATCGTATTCCGCAAAGAAGTAGCAGAGGCTGATGATAAAG is a window of Candidatus Cloacimonadota bacterium DNA encoding:
- a CDS encoding methylmalonyl-CoA carboxyltransferase; protein product: MAIEEKIAQLRDKKAKARLGGGEKRTEAQHSKGKLTARERIEKLVDPNSFEEFDMFIEHRCLDFGMDKKPKYAGDGVVTGCATIDGRMVYIFAQDFTITGGSLSKTQSEKICKVMDMAMTMGAPLIGMNDSGGARVQEGVDALAGYAEIFLRNVHASGLIPQISAIMGPCAGGAVYSPAITDFIFMNKATSYMFVTGPKVVKTVLNEEITTDELGGSVMHATKSGVAHFISEDEDETIEQVKKLLSYIPSNNMENPPYVPNDDPIDRSCEELNDVMPDNPNKPYDMHEVIESIVDSNEFFETSKNYAKNIIVGFARMNGHTVGIIANQPKVLAGVLDINASVKSARFVRFCDAFNVPLVVLEDVPGFLPGSGQEWNGIIRHGAKLLYAFAEATVPKVTVILRKAYGGAYCVMNSRSMGADVVYAWPNGEIAVMGPKGAVEIVFRKEVAEADDKAAITEKKEEEYREKFANPYVAARKGYIDDVIEPATTRFRIIRSLEMLATKRKSNPPKKHGNIPL
- a CDS encoding thermonuclease family protein, whose amino-acid sequence is MKKYFLLIFGILIIIILILIFTSNMNITSFLKNDVISRKIVDSLNIKKDEVAEITKENDKIEQLKIPSKSHPKKIDKQNKEVKDNLATLEKETKKPSAKNEKRLPPPNNSKGNVMRVIDGDTAEIFVDGFLYVVRYLMIDTPELHSKFKDVEPFAKEACEFNKRLVEGKTVILEKDKTEFDKYGRLLRYVYLDSIMINLELIRCGLAEILFIKPDVKHYSLFAEIQSDAQEKKLGIWSIREFPKEKHIKKEKDDSDTLNAKKKYEQKMKNLQKLNEPKIVISKIFFDGIVPRVESDEYIEIKNNGEIDVCLQGWQINAGNSKQNFVFAEDFILAAGKSCRIYTNEIHPESGGFSFKSKRAIWKNSGDIGYLIDNKNQLADKWKY
- a CDS encoding GIY-YIG nuclease family protein, whose product is MLFGRGMYYTYIIRSISNLKKTYIGFTADINERLKSLESDLRRKISL